In one Myotis daubentonii chromosome 1, mMyoDau2.1, whole genome shotgun sequence genomic region, the following are encoded:
- the LOC132225838 gene encoding thymosin beta-10-like, which yields MADKPDMGEVASFDKAKLKKTETQEKNTLPTKETIEPEKRSEMS from the coding sequence ATGGCAGACAAGCCAGACATGGGGGAAGTCGCCAGCTTCGATAAGGCGAAGCTGAAGAAGACGGAGACACAGGAGAAGAACACCCTGCCGACCAAAGAGACAATTGAGCCTGAGAAGCGGAGTGAGATGTCCTAA